In one Candidatus Bathyarchaeia archaeon genomic region, the following are encoded:
- a CDS encoding helix-turn-helix domain-containing protein has protein sequence MNFEKIIDNLCALGLSRNEAKIYAFIIKYGDWVSPEEVSKACDMHVQDVYKVLLSLERKGLVARAQSKPTKIMAISPEIGLKQLLSSMKHQLYEEIKIMKKSYQEIKSDLPKFSFFKSLRKSKNAKVLVLKGDKICASFTEQLIRG, from the coding sequence ATGAATTTTGAAAAAATTATTGATAATTTATGTGCTTTGGGCCTCTCAAGAAATGAGGCTAAAATTTATGCGTTTATAATTAAATATGGAGATTGGGTGAGCCCTGAAGAGGTTTCTAAAGCATGCGATATGCATGTTCAAGATGTCTATAAAGTCTTATTATCATTAGAGAGAAAGGGATTAGTTGCCAGAGCACAGTCTAAACCGACAAAAATAATGGCGATTTCTCCAGAAATAGGGCTAAAACAGCTCCTCTCCTCAATGAAACATCAGCTTTATGAGGAGATTAAAATTATGAAAAAATCATATCAGGAGATAAAGAGTGATCTTCCAAAGTTTTCATTCTTTAAATCCCTCCGAAAAAGTAAAAATGCAAAGGTTTTGGTGCTTAAAGGTGATAAAATTTGTGCATCTTTTACTGAACAATTAATCAGAGGATAA
- a CDS encoding DNA methyltransferase — translation MFFKRSCRHGGETAGNELLDELVERCIKTSSNLGELVADPVLGSGTT, via the coding sequence ATGTTTTTCAAGAGATCATGCCGCCACGGTGGGGAGACGGCTGGAAATGAGCTACTGGACGAATTAGTTGAGAGATGCATTAAAACCTCATCCAACCTTGGAGAGCTGGTCGCTGATCCTGTACTTGGATCTGGAACAACCTAG